A genomic segment from Stenotrophomonas maltophilia encodes:
- a CDS encoding Hsp70 family protein, producing MRLGIDFGTSNSAAAIVHEGTLLPIRFGDAEQFRTSVYFPGVVPDPDDFQLDDGQEHQLQQMIDSAARAARAAGQERTPQALRREALRALRREWMEARAGKERSASDLLQNAVYGDDALEAYFEEHEGNLVQSPKSMLGYNLHPRAKQTITGIAAHILEHIRLTASAQLGQPLRAALLGRPVQFRSSIGAAGNDQALDILREAATQAGFDQIDFLEEPAAAAMHYHAESRERHQAVIVDIGGGTTDIAHAEVGGDDAPRIHRAWGIARGGTDIDLALSLSSYMPLFGRGITRVPAHHYVEAATVQDMTRQRDFRLHKYDHVDDPWGARLQALQDTGNTARLYRDVERAKIALSAANEHRSTLDYIARDLHADSSADGLAAAAHGYLEQIRELLAQVRSDIGGDPDAVFLTGGMSRAGYLRQAVAAAFPGARMVHGEPSLGVVQGLALAAASQD from the coding sequence ATGCGCCTCGGCATCGACTTCGGTACCAGCAACTCCGCCGCCGCCATCGTGCATGAGGGGACACTGCTGCCGATCCGCTTCGGCGACGCCGAGCAGTTCCGTACCAGCGTGTACTTCCCCGGCGTGGTGCCCGACCCGGATGACTTCCAGCTCGACGACGGCCAGGAACACCAGCTGCAGCAGATGATCGACAGCGCTGCGCGCGCGGCCCGTGCCGCCGGCCAGGAACGCACGCCACAGGCGCTGCGCCGCGAGGCCCTGCGCGCGCTGCGCCGGGAATGGATGGAAGCCCGAGCCGGCAAGGAACGCAGCGCCAGCGACCTGCTGCAGAACGCGGTCTACGGCGACGATGCACTGGAAGCCTATTTCGAGGAACACGAAGGCAACCTGGTGCAGAGCCCGAAGTCGATGCTCGGCTACAACCTGCACCCGCGCGCGAAGCAGACCATCACCGGCATCGCCGCGCACATCCTCGAACACATCCGCCTGACCGCCAGCGCCCAGCTCGGCCAGCCGCTGCGCGCCGCCCTGCTTGGGCGTCCGGTGCAGTTCCGCAGTTCGATCGGCGCAGCCGGCAACGACCAGGCGCTGGATATCCTGCGCGAAGCGGCCACCCAGGCCGGCTTCGACCAGATCGATTTCCTCGAGGAACCGGCCGCGGCGGCCATGCATTACCACGCCGAAAGCCGTGAGCGGCACCAGGCCGTGATCGTCGACATCGGTGGCGGTACCACCGACATCGCGCATGCCGAAGTCGGCGGCGACGACGCCCCGCGCATCCACCGCGCCTGGGGTATCGCCCGCGGCGGTACCGATATCGACCTGGCGCTGAGCCTGTCCAGCTACATGCCGCTGTTCGGCCGCGGCATCACCCGCGTGCCCGCCCACCACTACGTGGAAGCGGCCACCGTGCAGGACATGACCCGCCAGCGCGACTTCCGGCTGCACAAGTACGACCATGTCGACGACCCGTGGGGTGCGCGCCTGCAGGCCCTGCAGGACACCGGCAACACCGCCCGCCTGTACCGCGACGTCGAGCGCGCCAAGATTGCCCTCAGCGCCGCCAACGAACATCGGAGCACGCTGGACTACATCGCCCGCGACCTGCATGCCGACAGCAGCGCCGACGGCCTGGCCGCCGCCGCCCATGGCTACCTGGAGCAGATCCGCGAGCTGCTGGCACAGGTCCGCAGCGACATCGGCGGCGACCCGGATGCGGTGTTCCTGACCGGCGGCATGTCCCGCGCTGGCTACCTGCGCCAGGCGGTGGCAGCCGCCTTCCCCGGCGCCCGCATGGTCCACGGCGAGCCCTCGCTGGGCGTCGTCCAGGGCCTGGCATTGGCGGCAGCCAGCCAGGATTAA
- a CDS encoding YkgJ family cysteine cluster protein, protein MLLQPGDHVPGQFLSRDTHGRAVMARNEEGWCAAIDPYHLRCTIYSQRPAICRQFSMGGDDCRRERQDYLRQADAWALSSPST, encoded by the coding sequence GTGCTGCTGCAGCCCGGCGACCACGTGCCTGGCCAGTTCCTGTCACGCGACACCCACGGCCGTGCCGTGATGGCGCGCAACGAGGAAGGCTGGTGCGCGGCGATCGATCCCTATCACCTGCGCTGCACGATCTATTCGCAGCGCCCGGCGATCTGCCGCCAGTTCTCGATGGGTGGCGATGACTGCCGCCGTGAGCGGCAGGACTACCTGCGCCAGGCCGATGCCTGGGCGCTTTCCTCCCCTTCCACCTGA
- a CDS encoding DUF4097 family beta strand repeat-containing protein, with amino-acid sequence MTRTLISCCVALLLAPAVALADTRIDERHTLAAGGRIELSNVAGKVTVRGWDRNDVQLTGTLSDGLQLRQEKSANRVRWEIEYPRRNNNGGATLVLNVPRSVELLLSTVSASQDISGIDVRRLQADTVSGSLSASGRSGDSKLNTVSGSVSARLQTPKLDVNTVSGRIEAGGGVSGDIGAQTVSGRVEVDAGRVQRLAVETVSGSIDLAAAGLAPGGRINVESVSASVTLSLPRAVSAQLSVNSFSGSINSDAGQVERPRYGPGSHLDTRLGGGDGDIRIQSHSGSVRVRLDR; translated from the coding sequence ATGACCCGAACCCTGATTTCCTGCTGTGTCGCGCTGTTGCTGGCCCCTGCCGTGGCGCTGGCCGACACCCGCATCGACGAGCGCCACACTCTGGCGGCGGGTGGTCGCATCGAGCTGAGCAACGTCGCTGGCAAGGTGACCGTGCGTGGCTGGGACCGCAACGACGTGCAGCTCACCGGCACGCTCAGCGACGGCCTGCAGCTGCGCCAGGAGAAGAGCGCCAACCGTGTGCGCTGGGAGATCGAATACCCGCGCCGCAACAACAACGGTGGCGCGACGCTGGTGCTGAACGTGCCGCGCTCGGTGGAGCTGCTGCTGAGCACGGTCAGTGCCAGCCAGGACATCAGTGGCATCGACGTGCGACGGCTGCAGGCCGACACGGTCAGCGGCAGCCTGAGCGCCTCCGGTCGCAGCGGCGACAGCAAGCTCAACACGGTCAGCGGCAGCGTGAGCGCACGCCTGCAGACGCCGAAGTTGGATGTGAACACAGTCAGTGGCCGGATTGAGGCCGGCGGCGGCGTGTCCGGTGATATCGGTGCGCAGACGGTGTCGGGGCGGGTCGAGGTCGACGCTGGCCGCGTGCAGCGGCTGGCAGTGGAGACCGTCTCGGGCAGCATCGACCTGGCAGCAGCCGGATTGGCACCTGGTGGCCGTATCAACGTCGAATCGGTCAGTGCCTCGGTCACGCTGAGTCTGCCGCGCGCGGTGTCGGCGCAGCTGTCGGTGAACAGCTTCAGCGGCTCGATCAACAGCGATGCCGGGCAGGTGGAGCGGCCACGCTACGGGCCAGGCAGCCATCTCGACACGCGTCTGGGAGGCGGTGATGGTGACATCCGCATCCAGTCGCACTCGGGCAGCGTGCGGGTACGCCTGGACCGTTGA
- a CDS encoding RNA polymerase sigma factor has protein sequence MLDTTMPAPPAAHDPVDEPALVRAAAAGDTAAYELLYRRHAPRVFAVLWRLCGGQQARAEDALQEAFLQAWKALPGFRFESSLSTWLHRLGVNAALMELRGRAAGQDHDSLDEVDGGLQELAVHDRCAGTERDLERALSTLPPRARAVLVLHDIEGWKHQEIAEQLQMAVGSSKAQLHRARGLLRARLGDMT, from the coding sequence ATGCTCGACACCACCATGCCAGCACCGCCTGCCGCCCACGACCCTGTCGACGAACCCGCCCTGGTGCGGGCGGCTGCCGCCGGTGATACCGCAGCCTATGAACTGCTGTACCGGCGCCATGCGCCGCGTGTGTTCGCTGTGTTATGGCGCTTGTGCGGGGGCCAGCAGGCGCGTGCCGAGGATGCGTTGCAGGAAGCCTTCCTGCAGGCATGGAAGGCGCTGCCGGGGTTCCGTTTCGAGAGCAGCCTGTCGACCTGGTTGCATCGCCTGGGCGTCAACGCTGCGCTGATGGAACTGCGCGGCCGGGCTGCCGGGCAGGATCACGACAGCCTGGACGAGGTGGACGGCGGCCTGCAGGAACTGGCGGTACACGACCGCTGTGCCGGCACTGAACGCGACCTCGAACGGGCGCTGTCGACGCTGCCGCCACGGGCACGTGCGGTACTGGTACTGCACGACATCGAAGGCTGGAAACACCAGGAAATTGCCGAACAACTGCAGATGGCTGTCGGCAGTTCCAAGGCACAGTTGCATCGTGCGCGCGGCCTGTTGCGCGCACGGCTGGGAGACATGACATGA
- a CDS encoding mechanosensitive ion channel family protein: protein MMLSLKDHLPAWTHPWLNDVGIALQIVLVLLAAWLLRVLARRLIRRFAEHYTLPPEMVMGARRITSFVVYFSALLYILSLLGASPSVLWTAFTGFAAVGAVAFFAAWSVLSNIFCTLLIFTTRPFRLHDYIEVLENGEKPGLKGRVIDVNLIYTTLQETGDGHEGTVLQLPNNLFFQRTVRRWRDPAQAPGGIQGDG from the coding sequence ATGATGTTGTCGCTGAAGGATCACCTGCCGGCCTGGACCCACCCCTGGCTGAATGACGTGGGCATCGCCCTGCAGATCGTACTGGTGCTGCTGGCGGCCTGGCTGCTACGGGTGCTGGCGCGGCGCCTGATCCGGCGCTTCGCCGAGCACTACACGCTGCCACCGGAGATGGTGATGGGCGCGCGCCGTATCACCAGTTTCGTAGTCTATTTCAGTGCCCTGCTGTACATCCTCAGCCTGCTCGGCGCATCGCCATCGGTCCTGTGGACCGCCTTCACCGGCTTCGCGGCCGTGGGTGCGGTCGCGTTCTTCGCCGCCTGGAGCGTGCTGTCCAACATCTTCTGCACGCTGCTGATCTTCACCACCCGCCCGTTCCGCCTGCACGACTACATCGAGGTGCTGGAGAATGGCGAGAAGCCGGGCCTGAAGGGCCGGGTGATCGACGTGAACCTGATCTACACCACGCTGCAGGAAACCGGCGACGGCCACGAAGGCACGGTGCTGCAGTTGCCGAACAACCTGTTCTTCCAGCGCACGGTGCGGCGATGGCGCGACCCGGCGCAGGCCCCCGGCGGCATCCAGGGCGACGGCTGA
- a CDS encoding DksA/TraR family C4-type zinc finger protein, giving the protein MATGWAGDGAVQDQIDATVDDAIARARRQLREGPGLEHCEECDAPIPLARRQAVPGVRLCVACQQAHDDEAQAHAGYNRRGSKDSQLR; this is encoded by the coding sequence ATGGCCACCGGATGGGCGGGAGACGGCGCGGTCCAGGACCAGATCGACGCCACCGTCGACGATGCGATCGCCCGCGCGCGCCGCCAGCTGCGCGAGGGTCCGGGTCTGGAGCACTGTGAGGAATGCGACGCGCCGATCCCGTTGGCGCGGCGCCAGGCCGTGCCTGGTGTTCGACTGTGCGTGGCGTGCCAGCAGGCACATGATGATGAAGCGCAGGCGCATGCCGGTTACAACCGGCGCGGCAGCAAGGACAGCCAGTTGAGGTGA
- a CDS encoding DUF2058 domain-containing protein translates to MAKPNALQEQLLKAGLAKKSQASAAASAQAKARQGKAESTSAEVQREAERARAEKVERDRALAAERNAQARQAEHKAQARQIITAHAVPHKGDDEYRFSDGAAIRTLLIDPKLRKALAVGVLVIVANGEGYALLPRAAAEKVRERAPEAIIVDHGQPGSTAEISTGNAEDDAYYAQFQVPDDLVW, encoded by the coding sequence ATGGCAAAGCCCAACGCGCTGCAGGAACAATTGCTCAAGGCCGGCCTGGCCAAGAAGTCGCAGGCCAGCGCTGCTGCGAGCGCGCAGGCCAAGGCCCGCCAGGGCAAGGCCGAATCGACCTCGGCTGAGGTCCAGCGCGAGGCTGAACGCGCCCGCGCCGAGAAGGTCGAGCGCGACCGTGCGCTGGCCGCCGAACGCAACGCCCAGGCCAGGCAGGCCGAACACAAGGCCCAGGCCCGACAGATCATCACGGCCCATGCCGTGCCCCACAAGGGCGATGACGAGTATCGGTTCAGCGATGGCGCGGCGATCCGCACCCTGCTGATCGACCCCAAGCTGCGCAAGGCGCTGGCGGTGGGCGTACTGGTCATCGTTGCCAATGGCGAGGGTTATGCCCTGCTGCCACGTGCCGCCGCCGAGAAGGTGCGTGAACGGGCCCCGGAGGCGATCATCGTCGACCATGGCCAGCCGGGCTCGACCGCCGAGATCTCCACCGGCAACGCCGAGGACGACGCCTACTACGCGCAGTTCCAGGTGCCGGACGACCTGGTCTGGTAA
- a CDS encoding M48 metallopeptidase family protein: protein MAVLKYLTGYPEPLVAQVSELLAQGKLGPWLQQRYPDPHEVRSDRQLYDYTQELKDRYLRKSVPLNKVCYDNTLEVIKHALGTHTAISRVHGGRLKASREIRIATVFRQAPAAFLRMIVVHELAHLKEADHNKAFYQLCQHMEPDYLQLEFDTRLYLTELTNRGQR, encoded by the coding sequence ATGGCAGTCCTGAAGTACCTCACCGGCTATCCCGAACCCCTGGTCGCCCAGGTCAGCGAACTGCTGGCGCAGGGCAAGCTGGGTCCCTGGCTGCAACAGCGCTACCCGGACCCGCATGAGGTGCGCAGCGACCGCCAGCTGTACGACTACACCCAGGAGCTGAAGGACCGCTACCTGCGCAAGTCGGTGCCGCTCAACAAGGTCTGCTACGACAACACCCTGGAAGTGATCAAGCACGCGCTGGGCACGCATACCGCCATTTCCCGCGTGCACGGCGGCCGCCTCAAGGCCAGCCGCGAGATCCGCATCGCTACCGTGTTCCGCCAGGCGCCAGCAGCGTTCCTGCGCATGATCGTGGTGCATGAGCTCGCCCACCTGAAGGAAGCCGACCACAACAAGGCCTTCTACCAGCTGTGCCAGCACATGGAACCCGATTACCTGCAGCTGGAGTTCGATACCCGCCTGTACCTGACCGAGCTGACCAACCGCGGCCAGCGCTGA
- a CDS encoding RNA pseudouridine synthase, whose protein sequence is MEPIRLDKRLSALLGIPRGEARRYIEGGWVTVNGEVVEQPQRPVDEAAQIVVAEQASDEKAERVSMLLHKPAGVAAETLCALVSSDSRSELDASGIRPLQRHFHGLQLAASLPASDSGLVVVSQDPAALAHLQRNLGRTEQEYLIEVAEGGPERGPWLMARLQQESGGAKVSWQSEQRLRFAGKGLTAKGLRVAVTAAGLQVLAVRRLRIGRVALGPLPPAQWRYLGSDERF, encoded by the coding sequence ATGGAACCGATCCGTCTCGACAAACGCCTGTCCGCCCTGCTCGGCATCCCGCGCGGCGAAGCGCGACGCTACATCGAAGGCGGCTGGGTCACGGTCAACGGCGAAGTGGTGGAACAGCCGCAGCGCCCGGTCGATGAGGCCGCGCAGATCGTGGTCGCCGAGCAGGCCAGCGACGAAAAGGCCGAGCGGGTCAGCATGCTGCTGCACAAGCCGGCCGGCGTTGCCGCCGAAACCCTCTGTGCGCTGGTCAGCAGTGACAGCCGCAGCGAGCTCGATGCCAGCGGCATCCGCCCCCTGCAACGTCACTTCCACGGCCTGCAGCTGGCCGCCTCGCTTCCGGCCAGCGACAGCGGCCTGGTGGTGGTCAGCCAGGATCCGGCCGCGCTGGCCCATCTGCAGCGTAATCTGGGCCGCACCGAGCAGGAATACCTGATCGAAGTGGCCGAAGGCGGTCCCGAGCGCGGGCCGTGGCTGATGGCGCGGCTGCAGCAGGAATCCGGTGGCGCCAAGGTCAGCTGGCAGAGCGAGCAGCGCCTGCGCTTCGCCGGCAAGGGGCTGACCGCCAAGGGCCTGCGCGTAGCGGTGACCGCCGCCGGCCTGCAGGTGCTGGCCGTGCGCCGACTGCGCATCGGCCGCGTGGCATTGGGGCCGCTGCCGCCGGCGCAGTGGCGTTACCTGGGCAGCGACGAGCGTTTCTGA
- a CDS encoding phospholipase D family protein, whose translation MAWLYHRGMSLPTPLWRRLLRVAAIILAALLLLVLSGLLLADHLTPQAQGAPSHVLPLQPAQTRIDQQIVPLQEAHPGQSGVAFLSDGMDAFAARAMITSQAGRSLDLQYYIWHDDLIGHLMAKALYDAAERGVRVRILLDDMNAKDKDALMMALDAHPNIEIRLYNPFRNRSGIARTLELVQRAFSVNHRMHNKSWIADGRIAIVGGRNIGEEYFSARDDVNFQDLDLVVAGPAVQQANQIFDDYWNSSAAIPISALASYTDEQLRQLVRQSDLDAMHARAQPYLQRVAESRALQRPSPEPLHWSANVRIASDPPMKHRDDDRHTWLVNTLSEELRSTRRSALLISPYFVPGDDGVQALSTLSVRGAQVGVVTNSLAANDVAAVHGGYMGYRVPLLKAGVQLYELKAHGQPDTSLFGSSGASLHTKAFVVDGRRGFVGSFNLDPRSAYLNTEMGVLFDDPVLGAQLRDEYLRLASPEHSWWLALGRDDDLRWLERQPPPHWVEAEPGASLGKRWTARAISWLPVESQL comes from the coding sequence ATGGCGTGGCTCTACCATCGGGGCATGAGCCTGCCCACGCCCTTGTGGCGACGCCTGCTGCGCGTCGCTGCGATCATCCTCGCTGCGCTGTTGCTGCTGGTCCTGTCCGGGCTGCTGCTGGCCGACCACCTTACGCCGCAGGCGCAGGGCGCCCCTTCGCACGTGCTGCCGCTGCAGCCGGCACAGACCCGCATCGACCAGCAGATCGTGCCGTTGCAGGAGGCACACCCAGGCCAGTCGGGCGTGGCGTTCCTCAGTGATGGCATGGATGCCTTCGCCGCGCGCGCGATGATCACCTCCCAGGCTGGTCGCAGCCTGGACCTGCAGTACTACATCTGGCACGACGACCTGATCGGCCACCTGATGGCCAAGGCGCTGTATGACGCCGCCGAGCGTGGGGTGCGCGTGCGCATCCTGCTCGATGACATGAACGCCAAGGACAAGGACGCGCTGATGATGGCGCTCGATGCGCATCCGAACATCGAGATCCGCCTGTACAACCCGTTCCGCAACCGCAGCGGCATCGCGCGCACGCTTGAACTGGTGCAACGCGCCTTCAGCGTGAACCACCGCATGCACAACAAGAGCTGGATCGCCGATGGCCGCATCGCGATCGTCGGTGGCCGCAACATTGGCGAGGAGTACTTCAGCGCGCGCGACGACGTGAACTTCCAGGACCTGGACCTGGTAGTGGCCGGCCCTGCCGTGCAGCAGGCCAACCAGATCTTCGACGACTACTGGAACAGCAGCGCGGCGATCCCGATTTCTGCGCTGGCCTCGTACACCGATGAACAGTTGCGGCAACTGGTGCGGCAGTCGGACCTGGATGCAATGCATGCCAGGGCACAACCCTACCTGCAGCGCGTGGCCGAATCGCGCGCCCTGCAACGGCCCAGCCCGGAACCACTGCACTGGAGCGCGAACGTTCGCATCGCCTCCGATCCGCCGATGAAGCACCGCGATGACGATCGCCACACCTGGCTGGTCAACACCCTCAGCGAGGAGCTGCGCAGTACCCGCCGCAGCGCGCTGTTGATCTCGCCCTACTTCGTGCCTGGCGATGATGGCGTGCAGGCGCTTTCGACGTTGTCCGTGCGCGGCGCGCAGGTTGGCGTGGTGACCAACTCGCTGGCCGCCAACGACGTGGCGGCGGTACACGGCGGCTACATGGGCTACCGGGTGCCGTTGCTGAAGGCCGGCGTGCAGCTGTACGAACTGAAGGCACACGGCCAGCCGGATACCAGCCTGTTCGGCAGCAGCGGCGCCAGCCTGCACACCAAGGCGTTCGTGGTCGATGGTCGCCGCGGCTTCGTCGGCTCGTTCAACCTCGACCCGCGCTCGGCCTACCTCAACACCGAGATGGGCGTGTTGTTCGACGACCCGGTGCTGGGGGCGCAGCTGCGCGATGAATACCTGCGCCTGGCCAGCCCGGAGCACAGCTGGTGGCTGGCGCTGGGCCGCGATGATGATCTGCGCTGGCTGGAGCGACAGCCGCCACCGCACTGGGTGGAGGCCGAACCCGGCGCAAGCCTGGGCAAGCGTTGGACCGCGCGGGCCATCAGCTGGCTGCCGGTCGAATCGCAGCTGTAG